One Calditrichota bacterium genomic window, TCACCTTCAATATCAACGAAATAGTCGGTCCAATTTGCCTTTCGCCAGCTCGACTCGCGCAAATCACCGTCAACGACAATCGGCCTTTGTACGCGATAACAGACGTAATGTCGGGGATTGAATTCGATTTGAGGAACGGGAAATTTTTGCGGGAGTTTTTGAGCAGAATTTTGTGAAAAAAGGACAAGCGGAAAACAAAATATCAATAACAAAAAAAGGTTCCGAAGATGAAAGAATCGATTCATGGGCTTTCCCTCTTTTTTATCTAAAAAATTAAGATAAAAAATTTCTGGGAATAAGTCAACCCATTTATCTTGTCGAAACTTGAATGCCTGCAAAATTTTAAAAACATTCCAATTTGTTTTGCTAAAACCATTCGAAAATTTCGAACTTTCAAATAGTTCTCATCGTTTTATCTTTTAGTCCCTTTTTACATCTAATATTTTACACAGTCCAATTTTAAAATAAATCATCAGGAGAATCCCATGCACATTTTAGACCCGGAATTGGAAAAATATATTTTGAACCTCATGCCTCCCCTGGCTGCCGTTTTGCAGGAAATGACCGATTACGGAAATAAAAAAAATTTTCCCATCATAGGCCCGCTTTGCGGACAATTTCTGCGACAGATGGCAGTTGCGACAAACGCGAAAAATATTTTCGAAATGGGCTCCGGTTTCGGTTATTCCGCGATTTGGTTTTCCCTGGGACTGGCGGACGACGGAAAGATTATTTGCACGGACGGCGACGAGAAAAACAAAAGACACGCCCTGAAATATTTTCAGCGGCTGGCGATTGAAGATAAAATTGAATTTCACGTGGGGCAGGCACAAGACATTTTGCAGCAATTTGACGGCCCGTTTGACATCATTTTCAACGATGTGGACAAAGAGCAATATCCCGAGACAATCGATCTTGTTGTTCCCAGACTTCGTCGCGGCGGGCTTTTCATCACCGACAATGCGTTGTGGAGCGGAAAGGTGCTGCAGAAAAAAGGCGACATGTACACCGAGGGCGTGAAAGAATTTAACAAACGGCTTTTTTCTCATCCTGAATTGGCAACGATGATTGTGCCGCTGCGTGACGGATTGGCAGTAAGTGTGAGATTGTAATTTTGACGATGCGAGCAAAGATGGTTCCCAGAAACCGGATTTTTTGGAAAAACCTGGTTTCTATTTTTCTTCAATCATCTCAACAAAATCAACTTCCTCGTCTGGCTGATATTGCCGGCTTTTATTCGATACCAATAAACTCCCGACGCCGCGGATTTGCCGATTTCATTCCTGCCATCCCAGAAAACCAGGTGCGCGCCGGCAGATTGCATTTCATCCGCCAAAACTTTGATTGTTCTGCCGGTAATATCCAGCACCGTAATTCGCACCCGCATCGTTTGTGGTAAATTGTATGAAATTCGTGTTGTTTGATTGAACGGATTGGGATAATTCTGCTCCATGCTGAAAGGGGGAATTTTCGTCATTTTTTGTGTTTTCACGGCAGACGCATTTTTCAGTACATCAAACTGATTGATAAAATATTTTTGTACGTGAATGTGATCGAGAAAATTTCCCGACTGTAAAGAATGCAATTCTACTTTCAACAAGGGATTGTTTCCTGACACCGACTCCGTCCGATAGCCGCCGGCGCGAACTTTGCCCGAAATTTGATCATTGACCGTGAGCGTAAAATTTTCTGAAAAATTCGTTTTACTCACACTGACAAGAGAAAAATATTCACTATCAAAAGTAACTTCCGCATCGAACGCAAAAATATCGGCAGTGTCCGTGCCCAAAAAACTAATTTCGAGATTTTCATCGGGTTTCTGATTGAATGTGATCCAATCGGAAGTCGCATTTCCCCCACTGCCATTATTCCTTGCCACAGGCCAGCTACCATCGACATCGCCGATGACGTAAGCAGCAAAGTCAGCATTCTCCTGATTTTGATTCAAAGAAATGAAATTTCTGCTCTGCGGGTCAAATCCCCAAATGCCGGCAAAAGAGCCGGCTACATCGTTCAATCCCACGGCGTATCTGGCAATGAGCGAGGCGTCGAACATTTGAACTGAACCATTTTGGTCGCAGTCTGCGGCTAATCGCTGGCACGCCGAAGTATCGGGCAATAGGTCCAAAGCCAGCCGCGCCGCCAAAGAGGCGTCATAACTGATAATTGTTTCTGCAGAAACGGCGTCGTCTTTCAGCGGTGTGAGTAGATAATTTTTTCCGCCAGCAACCTGGCCGAAGCGGTAACCTCCGCCATTGTCCGTGTTTGCTGTTGCAGTGTCTGTTTCTGCCAAAAACAAATTCACATCCGCCACCGGAAACGAAGTGCCGAAATAAGTAACCACACCGGAGATGGAAAAATTATTCGCTGGACCCGGATACTGGTAGCTTTCACCGTGTGAACCACCGTAACCGCCCATGTCGTTGCGGCTGCCGTCTTTGTCGTTGTAGCCTGCCGCCGGATCCCCGGCATCGATGCCCGGCGAACCTTGCTGCAAACGGAAATCGAAACTGTCGCCAGCAGCGAACTTCGGATCAAGGCAAATATCTCCGGCTCCCTGACCTGTTTTTGTGTGCCAAGTACCATCTGTGACTTGCTGCCTCGTGAACCAGGTGTCTCCGGAAACAAACTCCGCCTGAATTTCCCCATCCTCGCGGCTGAAATAACAATTGTATCCTTCACTAACAAGATTTACTCCTGCTCCGAGATAAACGCCGGTCGGACCGCCCATTTGATCGGAACAGTTGAAAGCAAAAATATTGTTCAACATCGTCAATTGAATGGAAGCAGAAACTCCGGTGTCGTCGTTGGGATACGCCGCAACCATGGCGTAATTTCTCACCGAGTAAGACGAATCGCGCATGTTGCAGGCAATCGTGTTATTGATAATTTCGTAAGTTCCTTCGATGGCGCCGATATCCACAGGCGTGTTTCCCATGCCGCCGAGGAAATTATTTTCCATCCTGCCGCCGGCCCAGAGTTTGATTCCGTTCTGATGGTTGCGCAAAACTCGATTCCCGCGCACGAGAATTCCCTGCCGATGGCCAGAGTAATTTCGCGAACACAGATCGATTCCGTCGCCACCGTTATCGTGAACGTAACAATTTTCCACTAAAATGTAATCGCCGCGTTCAATGGCAATGCCGTCCGATCCCCAAAAACTCTGTCCGGAAATCCCAGCGCCGTAAACCTCCAGATTTCGAAAAGTCAAACTATCGCAGGGACCCG contains:
- a CDS encoding O-methyltransferase, whose translation is MHILDPELEKYILNLMPPLAAVLQEMTDYGNKKNFPIIGPLCGQFLRQMAVATNAKNIFEMGSGFGYSAIWFSLGLADDGKIICTDGDEKNKRHALKYFQRLAIEDKIEFHVGQAQDILQQFDGPFDIIFNDVDKEQYPETIDLVVPRLRRGGLFITDNALWSGKVLQKKGDMYTEGVKEFNKRLFSHPELATMIVPLRDGLAVSVRL
- a CDS encoding T9SS type A sorting domain-containing protein; this translates as QDLFSTIDGFRAQNNRNVAINEFGAMRWQPGVADFMDDEMNLMEQKGINYALWLWETSWQEYAQEVDAFNFRHGPNPNHHSDVSSSDLITVIRNHWAKNTVRPSNFYGNKYYVSVNGNDGDNGMLPQTAWRTIPHALSQVTAGDTIQVLAGSYGSFTVNKSGQDSNVIVIRGVGADQVTVQGIEIGKNVQFVTISDMTVQGFSNWGVFVRGTNRYIVFQRLRVFGGESGIHLTWGYSGQNPEDGAVSNITIEDCVVANCIYTAIDGTPGPCDSLTFRNLEVYGAGISGQSFWGSDGIAIERGDYILVENCYVHDNGGDGIDLCSRNYSGHRQGILVRGNRVLRNHQNGIKLWAGGRMENNFLGGMGNTPVDIGAIEGTYEIINNTIACNMRDSSYSVRNYAMVAAYPNDDTGVSASIQLTMLNNIFAFNCSDQMGGPTGVYLGAGVNLVSEGYNCYFSREDGEIQAEFVSGDTWFTRQQVTDGTWHTKTGQGAGDICLDPKFAAGDSFDFRLQQGSPGIDAGDPAAGYNDKDGSRNDMGGYGGSHGESYQYPGPANNFSISGVVTYFGTSFPVADVNLFLAETDTATANTDNGGGYRFGQVAGGKNYLLTPLKDDAVSAETIISYDASLAARLALDLLPDTSACQRLAADCDQNGSVQMFDASLIARYAVGLNDVAGSFAGIWGFDPQSRNFISLNQNQENADFAAYVIGDVDGSWPVARNNGSGGNATSDWITFNQKPDENLEISFLGTDTADIFAFDAEVTFDSEYFSLVSVSKTNFSENFTLTVNDQISGKVRAGGYRTESVSGNNPLLKVELHSLQSGNFLDHIHVQKYFINQFDVLKNASAVKTQKMTKIPPFSMEQNYPNPFNQTTRISYNLPQTMRVRITVLDITGRTIKVLADEMQSAGAHLVFWDGRNEIGKSAASGVYWYRIKAGNISQTRKLILLR